From Quercus lobata isolate SW786 chromosome 1, ValleyOak3.0 Primary Assembly, whole genome shotgun sequence, one genomic window encodes:
- the LOC115986346 gene encoding uncharacterized protein LOC115986346 encodes MSEFAPICIYLVISPLVSLIPLGVPFPFASNSSTYPEKWSAYECGFDPFGDARSRFDIRFYLVSILFIISDPEVIFSFPWALPLNKIDPFGFWSMMAFLLILTIGSLYEWKRGASDRE; translated from the coding sequence ATGTCAGAATTTGCACCTATTTGTATCTATTTAGTGATCAGTCCGCTAGTTTCTTTGATCCCACTCGGTGTTCCTTTTCCATTTGCTTCCAATAGTTCGACCTACCCAGAAAAATGGTCGGCCTACGAATGCGGTTTCGATCCTTTCGGTGATGCCAGAAGTCGTTTCGATATACGATTTTATcttgtttcaattttatttattatttctgatCCGGAAGTcatcttttcctttccttgggCATTACCTCTCAACAAGATTGATCCGTTTGGATTTTGGTCCATGATGGcctttttattgattttgacgaTTGGATCTCTCTATGAATGGAAAAGGGGTGCTTCGGATCGGGAGTAA